One Malania oleifera isolate guangnan ecotype guangnan chromosome 9, ASM2987363v1, whole genome shotgun sequence DNA segment encodes these proteins:
- the LOC131163538 gene encoding LOB domain-containing protein 7-like: MASMKTTNNNLNSSITDDDDEDDDDDDVLNTNNTHFGPQPPPQACAACKHQRRKCVPDCMLAPFFPHYRHQEFLNAHRLFGVSNIIKIIRHMSLPDRRIAMRTIMYQSDARAADPVGGCLQIVHNLHHRIQLATAELRLVLQYLNHFRAQAAAAAAAHNNNEQLVIDVENDGMEKREQEGFDQHDYKHHLQNLSSWLMQDSVVTAPPIMPSSSSSSLHCADDHANAAPPLAEISCGGERSTNNNDVTFQREDKGKNIVDPASHKYEDGQTIDMCNEGRTHTWQRNNP, from the exons ATGGCCAGCATGAAAACCACCAACAACAACCTTAACAGTAGCATTACCGACGACGATGATGAAgacgatgacgacgacgacgTCCTTAATACCAACAACACTCACTTCGGTCCACAGCCGCCGCCACAAGCGTGCGCCGCCTGCAAACATCAGCGGCGCAAGTGCGTTCCGGACTGCATGCTGGCGCCGTTCTTCCCGCACTACCGGCACCAGGAGTTCCTCAACGCCCACCGCCTCTTCGGCGTCAGCAACATCATCAAGATCATCCGCCACATGTCCCTCCCCGACCGCCGAATCGCCATGCGCACCATCATGTACCAGTCTGACGCCCGGGCCGCCGACCCTGTCGGCGGCTGCCTCCAAATCGTCCATAACCTCCACCACCGCATCCAACTCGCCACCGCCGAGCTCCGCCTCGTCCTCCAATACCTCAACCACTTCCGAGCCCAGgctgccgccgccgccgccgcccaTAATAATAATGAGCAGCTGGTGATTGATGTTGAGAATGATGGAATGGAAAAGCGGGAGCAGGAGGGGTTTGATCAGCACGATTATAAGCATCATTTGCAGAATCTGAGTTCATGGCTCATGCAGGATTCGGTTGTTACGGCGCCGCCCATCATGCCGTCCTCGTCATCGAGCTCGTTGCATTGTGCTGATGATCATGCGAACGCAGCGCCACCGCTTGCCGAGATTTCCTGCGGCGGAGAGAGgagtactaataataatgatgTCACGTTTCAGAGAGAAGATAAAGGCAAGAATATAGTTGATCCAGCAAG CCATAAATACGAGGATGGTCAAACCATTGACATGTGCAATGAGGGTAGAACTCACACATGGCAGCGTAACAACCCTTGA
- the LOC131164922 gene encoding putative pentatricopeptide repeat-containing protein At1g17630, whose protein sequence is MLHGSSRRFSFPSHLHQPHLSFARFFCCWITPRLHHQINATSPQFSITTRNEVLDFFADLLQQCATLQHSKQIHAQIILTYAHRSAFLAARLQSIYARFGFLAEARRVFETTPFECASNLLLWNSILRANVSHGDYQECLRLYVRMRKLGLEADGFTFPLVIRACALMGCYNLCKIVHGHVILMGFQSHLHAVNELMGMYGKLGRMDFARQLFDKMACRSYISWNTMFSGFALNYDYDSAIKMFQRMESEGLEPNLVTWTSLLSSHARCGRQEETMELYGMMRMRGIGATAEALAVVLSVCADSDFFEKGKVIHGYVIKAGFEDYSFVKNSLVCVYGKHGHVTDAKNLFLEMETKSLVSCNALIASYAESGFCDEAFAIFSQLDNWDTYPKVRPNVISWSAVIGGFASKGRGEESLQLFRKMQIAKVAANCVTISTVLSVCAELSACNLGREIHAHVVRALMDGNSLVGNGLINMYTKCGSFKAGCLVFENFEDKDLISWNSMIAGYGMHGFGEKSLGTFNQMIEAGVKPDGVTFVAVLSACSHAGLVAEGRKVFNQMIRDFRIEPQLEHYACMVDLLGRAGFLQEASEMVKSMPMEPNACVWGALLNSCRMYKNTEVAERTASHIFSLNSEMTGSYMLLSNIYAACGRWEDSARVRISAKTKGLKKIPGQSWIEVKKKVYIFSSGKTMHVDLEEVYGILEELALQMEIEGYTPNISFACQDDDETDMIWEQ, encoded by the coding sequence ATGCTTCATGGTTCTTCCCGGCGCTTCTCTTTCCCCTCCCATCTCCACCAGCCCCATCTTTCCTTCGCACGATTTTTCTGCTGTTGGATCACTCCTCGTCTCCACCATCAAATCAATGCCACATCACCCCAATTCTCCATCACTACTCGCAATGAAGTTCTCGACTTCTTCGCTGACCTTCTTCAACAATGCGCCACCCTTCAACACTCTAAACAGATTCATGCCCAAATCATCCTCACATATGCGCACCGGTCTGCGTTCTTGGCTGCCCGTCTCCAGTCAATCTATGCCCGTTTTGGGTTTCTTGCTGAGGCCAGAAGAGTATTTGAAACCACCCCATTCGAGTGTGCCTCAAACCTGCTTCTGTGGAACTCAATCCTAAGAGCTAATGTGTCCCATGGAGACTATCAAGAATGTCTTAGGCTTTATGTTAGGATGCGGAAACTTGGGCTCGAGGCTGATGGGTTTACTTTCCCTCTGGTAATTAGGGCCTGTGCTTTGATGGGCTGTTATAATTTGTGCAAGATTGTTCATGGTCATGTCATACTGATGGGTTTTCAATCTCATCTTCATGCCGTGAATGAATTGATGGGCATGTATGGGAAGCTCGGGCGAATGGACTTTGCACGCCAACTATTTGATAAAATGGCTTGTAGAAGCTATATTTCCTGGAATACTATGTTTTCTGGATTTGCGCTTAACTATGATTATGATAGTGCTATTAAAATGTTTCAACGAATGGAGTCAGAAGGGTTGGAGCCGAACCTTGTGACATGGACTTCTTTGTTGTCGAGTCATGCCCGTTGTGGTCGCCAGGAAGAAACTATGGAGTTGTATGGAATGATGAGGATGAGAGGAATTGGGGCCACAGCTGAAGCTCTTGCCGTTGTACTATCTGTTTGTGCTGATTCAGATTTCTTTGAAAAGGGTAAGGTGATTCATGGATATGTTATAAAGGCAGGTTTTGAAGATTATTCATTTGTAAAGAACTCGCTTGTATGTGTTTATGGGAAACATGGGCATGTAACAGATGCAAAAAATCTGTTTTTGGAAATGGAAACCAAGAGTTTAGTCAGTTGTAATGCTTTGATAGCATCCTACGCAGAGTCTGGATTCTGTGATGAGGCTTTTGCAATATTTTCACAACTGGATAATTGGGATACATATCCCAAAGTGAGACCGAATGTGATAAGTTGGAGTGCTGTTATAGGTGGCTTTGCTTCCAAGGGGCGAGGAGAGGAGTCCCTACAACTCTTCCGGAAAATGCAGATTGCTAAAGTAGCGGCCAATTGTGTAACCATTTCAACTGTTCTATCTGTTTGTGCAGAGTTGTCGGCATGCAATCTTGGTAGGGAAATTCATGCTCATGTAGTCAGAGCTTTGATGGATGGTAACAGTTTGGTTGGTAATGGATTGATTAACATGTACACAAAATGTGGAAGTTTCAAGGCAGGATGTTTGGtgtttgaaaattttgaggataagGATTTAATTTCATGGAATTCAATGATTGCAGGGTATGGGATGCATGGATTTGGTGAAAAATCTTTAGGAACTTTCAATCAAATGATTGAAGCTGGAGTGAAACCAGATGGCGTCACTTTTGTTGCTGTTCTTTCTGCTTGTAGTCATGCAGGGCTTGTTGCTGAAGGTCGTAAAGTTTTTAATCAGATGATTAGAGATTTTAGGATTGAACCACAGTTGGAGCACTATGCTTGCATGGTTGATCTTCTTGGTCGAGCCGGATTTCTGCAAGAAGCCAGTGAAATGGTGAAAAGCATGCCAATGGAGCCCAATGCCTGTGTATGGGGAGCTCTTCTCAACTCTTGTAGAATGTATAAAAATACAGAAGTTGCTGAAAGAACTGCCTCTCATATATTCAGTCTCAACTCAGAGATGACTGGGAGCTACATGCTGCTGTCTAACATTTATGCTGCATGTGGGAGGTGGGAAGATTCTGCTAGGGTAAGAATCTCGGCAAAGACAAAGGGTTTAAAGAAAATTCCTGGGCAGAGTTGGATTGAGGTCAAGAAGAAGGTTTATATTTTCTCCTCTGGGAAAACAATGCATGTGGATTTGGAGGAAGTTTATGGGATCCTTGAGGAATTGGCACTTCAAATGGAGATAGAAGGCTATACACCCAACATAAGCTTTGCTTGCCAAGATGATGATGAGACTGATATGATTTGGGAACAATGA
- the LOC131164924 gene encoding protein FATTY ACID EXPORT 1, chloroplastic, which yields MSSAISQLSCFSSINRNLHLRRRPLPYPPLRSKLSVIMSLDGRGDELHTSETKNNLSYRADASKLHIEGTMKSHPIIEEPVAGKVEMNEPVQGNGVTKQKKAAKIHDFCFGIPFGALVLSGGLLGFIFSRNFMTLSTNVLFGGALLALSTFSLKIWRQGKSSLPFILGQAVLSAALLWKNLTTYYLLNKLFPAGFYAVVSAAMLCFYLYVVISGGNPPPKKTKLSSTVST from the exons ATGTCGTCCGCAATCTCCCAGCTCTCCTGCTTCTCTTCAATCAACCGCAACCTTCACCTCCGTCGACGACCTCTCCCATACCCACCTCTTCGTTCCAAG tTATCAGTTATAATGAGTCTGGATGGACGCGGTGACGAACTTCATACTTCAGAAACTAAGAATAATCTAAGTTATAGGGCTGATGCATCAAAATTGCATATTGAGGGGACAATGAAGTCACATCCAATTATAGAAGAACCTGTTGCTGGAAAGGTAGAGATGAATGAGCCAGTACAGGGGAATGGTGTCACCAAACAGAAAAAGGCAGCAAAGATACATGACTTTTGTTTTGGCATCCCTTTTG GTGCACTTGTCCTTAGTGGGGGCCTTCTTGGTTTTATTTTCTCAAGAAATTTTATGACTTTAAGCACGAATGTGCTCTTTGGAGGTGCTTTGCTTGCACTTAGCACTTTTAgcttgaagatctggaggcaagGAAAATCCAGTTTACCATTCATACTAGGACAAGCAG TACTCTCAGCAGCACTTCTCTGGAAGAACTTAACGACCTACTATTTG TTGAATAAGCTGTTTCCTGCGGGTTTTTATGCTGTTGTTAg TGCTGCAATGCTTTGCTTTTACTTATACGTCGTTATCTCTGGAGGGAACCCACCTCCAAAAAAGACGAAGTTGTCATCCACTGTTTCAACATAA